One window from the genome of Oncorhynchus gorbuscha isolate QuinsamMale2020 ecotype Even-year linkage group LG14, OgorEven_v1.0, whole genome shotgun sequence encodes:
- the gja13.2 gene encoding connexin 32.3: MGDWGFLSTLLDKVQSHSTVIGKIWMSVLFLFRIMVLGAGAESVWGDEQSGFICNTQQPGCENVCYDWIFPISHIRFWVMQIIFISTPTLLYLGHAMHVISQENKLRAILHSQEDNGTLKKPKYTDEAGKVRIRGDLLGSYMTQLFFKIILEIAFIVGQYYLYGFVMVPMFPCSKSPCPYTVECYMSRPTEKTIFIIFMLVVACVSLALNVIEVFYLLYTRVRCGGSKGRTHHTTSAANPATLHSSGWSGRVDTEMDPLKQNEMNLGFESGQSLGGSLDGATQEKRLLGDH; this comes from the coding sequence ATGGGAGACTGGGGTTTTCTTTCCACGTTACTGGACAAGGTGCAGTCCCACTCAACGGTCATTGGAAAGATATGGATGAGTGTCCTGTTCCTGTTCAGAATCATGGTTCTGGGTGCTGGAGCGGAGAGCGTGTGGGGCGATGAACAATCTGGTTTCATATGCAATACGCAACAACCTGGTTGTGAAAATGTCTGCTACGACTGGATCTTCCCCATATCACACATCCGTTTCTGGGTCATGCAGATCATCTTCATCTCCACTCCAACTCTTCTGTACCTGGGCCATGCCATGCATGTCATCAGCCAGGAGAACAAGCTGAGAGCCATTCTGCACAGCCAAGAAGATAATGGCACGTTGAAGAAGCCCAAATACACAGATGAAGCAGGGAAGGTCAGAATTAGGGGAGATTTGTTGGGCAGTTACATGACCCAGCTATTCTTTAAGATCATTCTAGAGATCGCTTTTATTGTTGGCCAGTACTACCTGTATGGGTTTGTCATGGTTCCCATGTTCCCTTGCTCCAAATCTCCCTGTCCCTATACTGTAGAATGCTACATGTCTCGTCCCACAGAGAAGACCATCTTCATCATCTTCATGCTGGTGGTGGCCTGTGTGTCTCTGGCTCTGAATGTGATTGAGGTGTTCTATCTGCTTTACACAAGAGTGAGATGTGGCGGCTCCAAGGGACGCACTCATCACACTACGTCAGCAGCGAACCCCGccaccctccactcctctgggtgGTCTGGTCGCGTGGATACTGAGATGGACCCACTGAAACAGAACGAGATGAACCTGGGGTTTGAGAGTGGGCAGAGTTTAGGGGGTAGTCTGGATGGAGCCACACAAGAGAAAAGGTTGCTAGGTGACCACTAA
- the LOC123995779 gene encoding gap junction Cx32.7 protein-like — protein MGEWDLLGRLLDKVQSHSTVIGKIWLTVLFVFRILVLGSGAEKVWGDEQSDFVCNTDQPGCENVCYDHAFPISHVRFWVLQIISVSTPTLVYLGHVLHIIHVEKKVREKMKKQAQDEQANNFLKKGYKVPKYSNDNGKINLRGRLLRSYVLHVLVKILLEVGFIVGQYYLYGFTLQARFICARFPCPHKVDCFLSRPTEKTVFIWFMLVVACVSLLLNLIELFYLFVKSVKECLDRRQDYTVTPVTPVLERKAFENKDQMIQNWVNLELELQGRKLGSGVTKSVASEENTANMGEVHI, from the coding sequence ATGGGTGAATGGGACTTGCTGGGCCGGCTGCTGGACAAAGTGCAGTCCCACTCCACGGTCATAGGGAAGATCTGGCTAACGGTCCTGTTTGTCTTCAGGATCCTGGTCCTTGGGTCCGGGGCAGAGAAGGTGTGGGGGGACGAGCAGTCAGACTTCGTCTGTAACACAGACCAGCCGGGATGTGAGAACGTCTGTTATGACCACGCCTTCCCCATCTCACACGTCCGTTTCTGGGTGCTTCAGATCATCTCCGTTTCCACCCCAACCCTGGTGTACCTAGGCCATGTCCTCCACATCATCCACGTAGAGAAGAAAGTCCGGGAGAAGATGAAGAAGCAAGCACAGGATGAGCAGGCCAATAACTTCCTGAAGAAGGGCTACAAAGTCCCCAAGTACAGCAACGACAATGGAAAGATTAACCTGCGTGGCCGTCTGTTACGCAGTTACGTACTGCACGTACTGGTGAAGATCCTTCTAGAGGTGGGGTTCATCGTGGGACAGTACTACCTGTATGGCTTCACCCTCCAGGCCCGCTTTATCTGTGCTCGCTTCCCCTGCCCTCACAaggtggactgtttcctgtccAGACCCACAGAGAAAACCGTCTTCATCTGGTTTATGCTGGTGGTAGCCTGTGTGTCTCTACTCCTCAACCTCATTGAGCTCTTTTACCTGTTTGTCAAATCGGTCAAAGAGTGTCTGGACAGGCGGCAGGACTACACAGTGACCCCGGTCACCCCTGTCCTGGAGAGGAAGGCCTTTGAGAACAAAGACCAGATGATCCAGAACTGGGTCAATCTGGAGTTGGAGCTGCAGGGGAGGAAGCTGGGCAGTGGGGTGACGAAAAGTGTGGCTTCTGAGGAAAACACTGCTAACATGGGGGAAGTCCACATCTAA